Proteins encoded together in one Camelina sativa cultivar DH55 chromosome 9, Cs, whole genome shotgun sequence window:
- the LOC109126398 gene encoding uncharacterized protein LOC109126398: MKNGKSRVCVDFTDLNKACLKDSFPLPHIDRLVESTLGHELMSFMDAFSGYNQILMNPEDQEKTALIMDRGTYCYKVMPFGLKNARATYHSLVNRMFEQQLGKTMEVYIDDMLVKSMEASPHLTVLKVCFDILNQFGMKHNPMKCTFAVPSG, from the coding sequence ATGAAGAACGGGAAGTCACGAGTTTGCGTTGACTTCACCGATCTGAATAAAGCATGCCTCAAGGACAGTTTTCCACTTCCGCACATCGACAGACTAGTCGAATCGACCTTGGGACACGAATTAATGTCCTTCATGGACGCTTTCTCCGGTTACAACCAAATCCTCATGAATCCGGAGGACCAGGAGAAGACTGCATTAATCATGGACCGCGGGACTTACTGTTACAAAGTTATGCCGTTCGGATTGAAAAATGCTAGAGCAACTTACCATAGTCTGGTAAATCGGATGTTCGAGCAACAGCTCGGAAAAACCATGGAAGTTTACATTGATGACATGCTGGTGAAGTCCATGGAAGCCAGTCCGCACCTCACGGTTTTGAAAGTTTGTTTCGACATTCTAAATCAGTTCGGAATGAAACATAACCCCATGAAGTGTACTTTTGCAGTTCCATCAGGATAA